The DNA region TGCTGCTTCTCCGATCATCGCTCCAAGACACAAACTAATCAAAATGACGATGAAAGAAGATGTCTTAAATGCCATTTGAATTCCTAAGACTAAAACACCTAGTCCGATCCCCTTCGTAACAGTGTCTTTCATCTGTTCAGAAATATTACGTAAAATAGAGCCCATCAAACTGCCTGCAACAATCGCTATACCATTCACTAACGAACCAAATAATATCATACTTTCCACTCCAACCATTTCATTTTTTTATCTCAATGATAACTAAGCCACATTGTTGTTCTATTATACGACAAGAAGCTACAAAACGATATTTATTATTAATGTTCCTATTAAAAATAGGTCAAATTTCTCTCTAATAACCCTTGCTTCAGTTAATTATCGTCAACTTTTTAGTGTTCTGGCTATTTTTTCAGAGTGGAATCAACTATACTTAATCTAGAGAAATAGAAACGACTAAAAAGTGAGGTTTGCTAATGGCAACTGTTGATATAGAAAAAGTTTTAGAGACCTGTCTTTTAGCAGGAAAAATCATGTTGGAAAGTGATGCTGAAATGTATCGTGTGGAAGATACGATGAGTCGGATCGCTTTAGCATCAGGAGACTATCGCCTTGTTAGCTACGTAACACAAACCGGGCTGTTCGTAGGACTGGACGGTACTTCCACCATTCGGATGGTACAGATTTTAAATCGTTCAATAAACTTAGAAAAAGTCTCTAATATCAATCAATTATCACGTGAATATGTGATGGGCGACTATACACTGGATGAACTTTTAACAAAATTAAAGGAATTGGAACAGGAACGGAAATTTTTTCCTTTATGGCTGCGCTTCATTAGTGCTGCGGTAGTCAGCGGAACAATTATGATTTTATTTGGCGGGGTTTGGTCGGACTTATTTCTGACTTGTCTTATAGGCGGTCTTGGGTATGTCCTTTATTACTCAAGCTTGAAGGTTTTGAGAATCAAATTTCTCTCTGAATTTCTTGCTGCCTTTTTCATTGGTTGTGCAGCTCTTTTGAGCAGTCAAATTGGTCTGGGAACGAATCAGGATATGATCATTATCGGCTGTGTTATGCCGCTTGTACCTGGCGTTCAAATGACCAATGCTTTACGGGATTTATTGGCTGGACACTATCTTTCCGGCGTTTCCAGAGGAACAGAAGCAATGATGACAGCTTCAATGATCGGATTTGCGATTGCTTTTGTTTTCCAATTATTTTATTGATAATTCTACTATTTTTAATGAATCTATAAAAAGAAATATGTCCTATTTCTTTCAACACTGAAAACAGTTGATTCATTCTTACTTTTAAGGAGTCTTTTTATGATTACTATACTTATTCAATTTTCTTTTAGTTTTTTAGCTTCTAGTGCTTATGCGATCATCACCAATGTTCCCAGACGTTCTTTGATCGCTTGCGGTCTATCAGGTGCAGCTGGTTGGATGGTGTACTGGGTAGCGATACAACTGGGTGCTAATGCCGCTTTGGGTTCTTTATTAGGCGCTTTAAGTGTGGCCGCTGTCAGCTTTATCTGTTCACGTACACTGAAATTGCCAGTAACGATCTTTAATATTCCAGGCATGGTGCCTCTAGTTCCCGGAGGTCTAGCCTACCAAGCTGTTCGTAACTTAGTGATCGGTAATTATCAAATAGCGATCGATGCTGCCGTACAAGCAATTATGATTGCTGGAGCGATTGCTTTAGGACTTGTCTTGTCGGAGGTCCTGAACCACAATATACGTAATTTTAGAGAAAAACGAGAAATACTAAGCTTGATTCGTAAAAAAGAGGAAAAATAATTAAATGATTTGAGAGGTGGATCAATGAGTGTTTAACTAATTCTTTCAGCTATTTATAATTAGAAAGGATAACAAAGAGATGATCAAAAAAGTTGAAAAGCTGAACTCAAAAGAACTAGAAGAAATCTTAGAAATTTGGTTAACTGTCAATATTGAGGCGCATTTTTTTATTCCGAAAAACTATTGGCTTGAGCATTTAGAATCTGTGAAAGAGCAATTACCTCTGGCCGATCTTTATCTTGCGATCGAAAATGATACGATCGTCGGATTCTTGGGATTGAGTAACACATATATTGCTGGTATTTTCGTTTTAAGTGCATACCAAAATCAAAAAATTGGAGAGTCTTTACTGAACGAAGTAAAATCAGTGAATAATCAGTTGAGCCTTTCAGTTTATCAAAAAAATCAAAAAGCATTGGCCTTTTATCTTAAGCATGATTTCCAAATTATCGATAAACAAATAGATGCAAATGATGAATTAGAGTATCAGCTTATTTGGAAAAAGTAATCAATAACTAAAAATGTCCGAAACTAAACCAAAAAAAGGTTTTGTTTCGGACATTTTTTTATAAACGATAAGCACTCATCAGATTTTTTAAAAGGACCGATAGACGTATTGATTTTTTGGTTCCTGAATTTCTTTTACTTTTCCTACTTCAACCACAGGAATTTCTCGTTTAAAAGGTGCATAGTATTCTGAATGAATGGTTCCAGTCAATTTTACCCACTCATTATTTTTAAAAGCTTGATCGCTCGGCATATGGGTCAATAAACCAAACACACCTGAATCTGCAACGCAGTGAATGATCCCAAATCGAAAAACAAAAATATCTTCCTGCTCTTTTTGTGCAGAATTGAATATAAAGCCTTCATAGGTGATCGTTTTTCCAACAAATTCGCTAGGATAAGTATAGATCAGTTCCATTATTTCTAAATAATTTTCTTCTGAAACATTGACTTGATCATCTTTGATATACTTCGATAATGCTTGTTTCATTTGAGCTTCATAATCAGTTTTATCAAAATAGATGCTCGTATCAGGTTTTAAATACTGCGTTTCTACATCGGGATCTCCAACTGATTCCTTACTCAAAGGAAAATTGAAGCCTTTTGCCTCAACAATCGATGTATCTAAGCTAACGGTAGGAAACAAAAAACCAACAACTAAAGGTAAAACTAAAAGTACATAAGCTAGCGCACGTTGATAAGGTTTATCAAGTCCGTGATCATGATCTTCGTGACTATGACTATGATCATGTTCATGATCAGCTTTTTGTCCATCTTCTTTATTCCATAAAATCAACTGAACAATTGCCAACACGAATGAAAGGACCATAGATAAAACAGCCAAATAACGATAATGAACATTTATATATTGATTTAATCTACCTGAAACTTGCAAATACATCATCAAGGTACTATAACCGACGAGTATTAAAAAACGAATCATGTATATTCCTCCTTAAAGTAAAAGCGGAATGAGCCCGCTTAGGCTAGACTAGAAAATAGGAAAACATGACTGAGACGCTTTTGGTCTCACTCAGGTTTTATCTTTTTCTCGAGAGACTGGCTCATGCAGCTGGATAAAGTAAAAGCAGAGCAAACCGCTTAATCCTGTAGAAAATTAGGAAATTGACATTGTGACGCTCTTTGTCTCACTAACAGTTTATCTATTTTCCTAAGGATTGGTTTGTGAAGCTGAATAACAGTAAAAGCGGAATGAGCCCATTTAGGCTCGACTAGAAAATAGGAAAACATGACTGAGGCGATTTTGGCCTCATTCAGGTTTTATCTTTTTCTCGAGAGACTGGCTCATGCAGCTGGATAATATAAATGTTCAACACTTTCTTACGAAAGTCTTGTACTGTTCATCATCAAATCTAATTCTTTCGTTGTGATTCTCAGCAAAAGCAGAACAAATCCATTGAAACAGATTTTATTACTATGAATAGATCTCTTCTACGCTCAGTCAAAAACCACCGCATTTACCCAGGAATTGCTAAAGCATAAATAGTAACAACTACTGTCACAATGCCCACAAATTTCATCATAAACGATGTTTTGAAGTAGCGCTTCATCATTAATAAATTTTTGATATCGACCATTGGTCCAAAGACTAAGAAACCGACGATTGGTCCATTGCCGAATAAACTCAACAAAGATGATCCAATAAAGGCATCTGCTTCAGAGCACAGAGAAAGTGTTGCAGCTAATACAAGCATGACTAAAATAGCTAAGATTTTTGTATGACCTAATTGTAAAATAGCACCCGTTGGCAAATAGGTTTGCATCGCAGCAGCTAAAAGAGAACCAAAAATC from Enterococcus sp. 9D6_DIV0238 includes:
- a CDS encoding threonine/serine exporter family protein is translated as MITILIQFSFSFLASSAYAIITNVPRRSLIACGLSGAAGWMVYWVAIQLGANAALGSLLGALSVAAVSFICSRTLKLPVTIFNIPGMVPLVPGGLAYQAVRNLVIGNYQIAIDAAVQAIMIAGAIALGLVLSEVLNHNIRNFREKREILSLIRKKEEK
- a CDS encoding GNAT family N-acetyltransferase; this translates as MIKKVEKLNSKELEEILEIWLTVNIEAHFFIPKNYWLEHLESVKEQLPLADLYLAIENDTIVGFLGLSNTYIAGIFVLSAYQNQKIGESLLNEVKSVNNQLSLSVYQKNQKALAFYLKHDFQIIDKQIDANDELEYQLIWKK
- a CDS encoding TIGR03943 family putative permease subunit, with amino-acid sequence MIRFLILVGYSTLMMYLQVSGRLNQYINVHYRYLAVLSMVLSFVLAIVQLILWNKEDGQKADHEHDHSHSHEDHDHGLDKPYQRALAYVLLVLPLVVGFLFPTVSLDTSIVEAKGFNFPLSKESVGDPDVETQYLKPDTSIYFDKTDYEAQMKQALSKYIKDDQVNVSEENYLEIMELIYTYPSEFVGKTITYEGFIFNSAQKEQEDIFVFRFGIIHCVADSGVFGLLTHMPSDQAFKNNEWVKLTGTIHSEYYAPFKREIPVVEVGKVKEIQEPKNQYVYRSF
- a CDS encoding threonine/serine exporter family protein produces the protein MATVDIEKVLETCLLAGKIMLESDAEMYRVEDTMSRIALASGDYRLVSYVTQTGLFVGLDGTSTIRMVQILNRSINLEKVSNINQLSREYVMGDYTLDELLTKLKELEQERKFFPLWLRFISAAVVSGTIMILFGGVWSDLFLTCLIGGLGYVLYYSSLKVLRIKFLSEFLAAFFIGCAALLSSQIGLGTNQDMIIIGCVMPLVPGVQMTNALRDLLAGHYLSGVSRGTEAMMTASMIGFAIAFVFQLFY